gttctttcttcgagttgaagtcttctccgcgatgccgccgtagggatggtccgcggttttggagggtccgcgaaacccgggtagatggccggttttgagaaaaccgccaaaacaccacgcacgggaagattcccgcctccacaccgtggccctggacgccgttcccgcctcagccttctgacggccctagacgccgcccgacgcccgtcacctccttgcccgcagcgaggccctagacgtcgtcgacgcccgttcctccgccagtcccgagaccgacgcccgtgcctccacgacttggcgtcttcaaccgccgacTGCCaatttggttttgtggcgcaaatcaagaaacccgccatccaccggtgcatgcgccctcgatccaggagtggacgccacagctgccgcccggcccgagctccggacccggctgcccttcaccgctgtccaccgcacggtccatcggccacagcacctccacggcagctctccgtcgacactcgacgcccgtgttcttgcaaccaaagaccaagcacacgatcacaccgcacggttaacaattcactcatcacaaccaggagatagtactcaacattcctcatttGCTGAAGACGGATGTGAGGCGATGGTGAGCTGCACCTGAAGGAAAGCATcacccaggccgccggcgtcctcgAGCAGCTTTGCCAACGCACCGGCGGCTACCGTGGACCAGGCAACGCCGCGTGGAGGGAAGGTACACCGTCGGGGACACCGCCGCCGGCTGGTTCCTGGAGCTGCTCGGCGGCTCACATTGCCGCTCTTGAAGGCGAAGTAGCGCGGTCACCACGCCTAGAGCCAGGAAGCAGCCAAGTCCAATCGCTGCTATCTTGCCAAATCTGGGCCCAGATGCCATCCTCATTCCTGGCTTACCAGTTCACGGACGTAACACACGGATGCCACACGCGTGCCCCTGGCGCTCTGGCGATTGATCATACCACCCTCTCGCCGACGTACTCGAACAGCAACTCATGAGGGAAGTATGCCACTGCTTGTGCTCGGTCGTCAAGTTAACAACAACTCTGTTCttaattaaaagaaaaaaagcagCACTGTTCTGAATATCCACCGGCCCTGCCCAACTCACTGTCATCTGCGAGAGAACTCTGTTTGCGGCAACAACTGAAACCCATCGCCCCCCAGAGCAATCATAGTCGAATTGCAGTGTTGCCACGTGGACATGAAGGCAAAAGCATCCACAGAATCCCCAGAACAGTAGATGAGACGATTCAAACATTCAGCTATCAGGCATTCAGACATTATTTCGTGCTTGACCATCCCAAGAGAGACGATTGGAATATAGTAATCCCAAAGACGACAATGAGCATCAGGATCTGTAAAAGAATCACCTCGATGGAGCAGGATGGGTTGGCCATTTAATTCCGAATTGTTAGAGTTTTGTGATAATGAACAAGCCGGCCTTGATCTAAACATAATCATCAGAACATCCTTTGTTGAGTGCACAAAAATGTTTACGGTGCAGATTGAAGTAATGAAGTTATGAAATTGTACGGGAAATGCTCCTATAGTAGCTACGAAATTGttgcaaaagtttttttttgaaacgatccaagagttttttaatataaaataaatacaatagACTCATCATCATAAGGATTAATGtgaagaaaaagggaaagacACCCAGCCACAGCAAACAAAACAGGCCGGCTCTTTCCCACGACTGGGCTGCTTCTTTACTACTGGGACGGATACCGGCTCTTTCCCACTGCCCTATATATAGGCCGAGAGGATCTGCAAGTTGGTTCGTCTCCTTCCCAGTTCTCCAGAGCACATGGCGTCAGCGGCGATCCTCCGCTCGGCCGCCCGCTCgttccggctccggcggccgctGGATCAGCAGGGGTGCCTTCTCGCGCGGCGCTCCGTGGAGGGCCTGAGCCCGACCACTCGCCTCCTCGGCAGCTCCGTCCCGACAGAGGTAATCAATCGATCCCTCCGCCCCCTATTCTCTTCCTCTGGGGGCTTGACTGGTTAGCGAATGCCATGTCGGGCGACCTGGACTTGACGCCACGAGATCGCTGGTTTGGGACTGGGAATCGCGAGTCCACTCGCGCGATTTGCTCGTCTACGGGATTAGTCGGCCGGGTTGATCGTGTTGGATTCCTCTGAACGTTGGTTTTTTTTTCGGGTTTTCGCTAGACTTCAAGCAGACTGAAATCCTTGATTTCGTCGGTCGGGTTGAGCCGTGCCTTAGCTTTTTGATGAGGTCTTGTAGACATCGAAGGGGGCGCGGGGGTTGGCCGCACTGTGTTTTTACGGGGTCTCTGTGCCTTGGCTTTTTTATGATGCTTTTTGATTTTGTGTCACTCTTGTCTTGTTGGAACAATAGGTGCTGATCTTATTATGCAGATTAAATGAATATGGGTGTATGAAGTCTTGAATCGGCACAGGTGTGGAACAAGAATGTGCGCTAGATGTTATAAAAGGGGAGAATGGACTGATGCTGACATATCTGAAAATAGTCAGACTTATAATAGAATATGACAACATTAACTAGAACAGTTTGTGTTCTGGAACTCATGGGGACTGAATATGCATAGCAAAATGTGCCTATCTCTGTACATTGAAACATATGTCAAATTGGGCGACCTGACCTGAATGCTATGGATTGCTGCATTGGGACCAAGAATTGTGAGTCTACTCATCGTATCTGATGATTCGCGAAATTAATCAGCCTTGTTAATCAAGTTGGACCTGCTAGCAATCGCTGAATTGTCCAcctgctttatttttcttcagaAAGTTTGTTCTTTTCTGGGGGTTCACTTATTCTTCAATTTGATTGATATTGGTTCATTTGGGCGCACCTCAGCTTCATGTCTTACCATTGGGCCACCACCTTCGCACCCTTGGTATCAGGGTTAGGGTCCATTGTAGATGGAGAAAGGAACTTTGTTTTATATAATCTCTATATTCCACCATCGGTCAATTGTAAACTAGATGCTTTTTTTTGGCTTGTTCAGCAATAAGTGATGATCTCGTTATGCAGATTGATCAGATTTTTTATAGCATAAACATAATAACTAGAAAATATTGTTTTCTGAAACTCAGGGGGAACAGAAGGATAAAGTCCACGAGAAGACAGGAGATATGTATCAAAGGTTGTCAATGAAGATCGACAGGCTTTCAGATATAATGGATGAGAACTCGAGGTTGCTTAAGCAAGTGGAGGCTCAGATGAAAGAAAACAAGTAAGCAAGCTATTGTTCTGTTTGACACATATATGCAAATTTTGTTATTGTTCTGGTCGCCCTAACGTAACTACCATTTCTTTGACATGCAGGCATGCTGGAGCGATAGATTTGACTCCGTGGCTTGTGTCCACTTTTGTTTTCTTCTCCCTAGTGTATCTCTTGATGAAGAACAACAGCATGACTGACTTCAAAAAAAGAACAACAACATGAGCTGACGTTTCCTCTGTCTATCGGAAGTCTTGTTTAATGTTTGTTTAAGCTTTTGGCTAGTGTGCATGTCTGAATACAATGTGTGCTACTTAAGTTTCTGGAATAATTGCATGCTTTCTTTTGCTATTATAGATATACATGAAAATTGAACTCTTATTTTGCAATTAGCAGTTTAGCACTAACATTGCAGGGTTAGTGCTAAACTGCTGAGGCCGCGCGACGCCTTGCAGGGTTGCCGGCCGCCGCATTCCTGCCCAGACCCCAACTTGCAGCAACCAAAGCATGCACCGCAACAAGGTCCCCAGACGCCGCTGCCACGGTGGCTTGGTCCCCGCCGAGCAGCCACGCAGACCACGCCGCGCTGCGCGCCTCAAGTCCTCATTCCAGTCGAGGGACGACCTTGCCGGCGTGGCTGCCGACGAGGCCTCGCCGGTCGCCATCATGATTCCTGGCTTACCTGTTCATGGATGTAACACGGATTCGGCACGCGTGCCCCATGCCCTCTGGCGATCGATCATAACACCCCCGACTCTAtttaaagaagaagaaaaaaggtaCTAGCTCCGTTCTGAATATCTACCAGCCCTGCCTGTTCACAGCAACTCTCTGTCATCCGCGAGAGAACTCTGTTAGCGGCAGCAACTGGAACCCATCTCCCGCCAGTGCAATCATATACTCGAATTGCAGTGTTGCCACATGGGCATGAAGGCAAAAGCATCCACAGAATCCCCAGAACAGCAGATGAGACGATTCAGACATTCAACCATCAGGCATTCAGACATTTTGTTTTGTGCTTGACCATCTGAAGAGAGACGATTGGGATATAGTAATCCCAACGACGACAGTGAGCATCAGGACCTGCAAAAGAATCACCTCGATGGAGCAGGATGGGTTGGGAGTAATGTTCACGGTGCGCAAAAATAAAGATCACAACatcttttgttgttgttgttgttgagtgCACAAAAATGTTTACGGTGCGAATTGAAGTAATGAAATTATACAGGAAATGTTCCTATAGTAGCTACGAAATTTTTACAATTTGTTTTTATTTGAAACGATAGAAGATTTTTTTAATACAAAATAAGTACAACAGACTCATCATCAGGATTAATGcgaagaaaaagggaaagaagATCAACCACAGCAAGCAAAACGGGACGGCTCTTTCCCACAACTGGGCTGCTCCTTTCAAAGAGAATTTGCGCATGGGACGTGGTGGTCAAGTCAGGGCTGCTGGCACAAATAAAAAGAACTTATGGTTCATGACGCCAGAGTTAATTAAAACAAGATAGGACATCGACGAAGATGATGGCAAAACAAGATTTGGGCCTTTTGGGGGCCTTCGACTCCGAAATTCATTATTGTTATTATGCCATTTTATATAACATAGGTGTCATGGACGAAGAGCATGCCATTTTGGGGTCAGCGAAAGATTGTAAACCTTGCGTTTTGGAGTCTAGTCATTTCTCATTTTGTTACTTTTCACACGTTGCTGATGTGTATGTTTTCAAGATCAGGACCAATAACAAAGATGTAAGTACATCATTATAAGGTTTTCAAGAGGCACAAGTGTGGAACCATAATGggcaagtgcttcaccttgatCAATTATTGGAAACTGAAGATCAAAAGCGCATGATCATCAAATGGTGGTGAATTTGGAACCAAAAACAAGTTGATGGAGTGGTGTATTTGGAAGAGACAACAATAAATATCCCAATTTCACTTGGAGAATCAAATTAAGAGGGAGTAACAAATGGATCGGTATTACATCAAATTAAGCTGCATACATAATGGGTGACCAGCCCATTGGGAAATACTGAAACAtggaaagatgaaatggaaaCATACGGCGGCCACACCGTTTATTCTGAGAACAATAAGGAGCGAAAACAAGGTCTGAAAATTAATGTTGCACGCAGCTGTGCTGGCCACACTAAAGAGCGAACTCGCCGTTCAGGATGAGGTTGTTCCCTGTCAGGCTCTTACCGTACTCCGACGCAAGGTACACCGCCGCGTTGgccacgtcgtcgtcgcccgCCGTCCTGGTCATCATGTATTTCTTGATCATATGTTCAAGGTGGTCATCCTCGGCATGGGGGAAGATTGACTTGAGCACGCGCTTGTGAACGTTAGCGTGCTGCGAGATAGAATCCACCCGCACGCCGTACACCGCCAGCTCTGCCGCCTTGGCCCGGATCACGCCGATGGCTGCGGCCTGGGAGATGCTGTAGGCCGACGGCACGACGTCGCCGAGCAAGCCCATGGTGCTGCTCCTCAGGAGGATGCAGCCTCCCTTCTGGTTCTGGCTCTTCATCACAGCACTGGCGAGATTGATGCTGTCCAGGACGGACTGGAAGTTGGCCGCCATGGTGTTCTCGAAGGCTTTGCTGTCGCTCAACAAAGCAGACACGTGGTTGAACTCGATGTTGTTGTAGAAGATGTCGAGATGCCTGTGTTTATCCTTGAGGTTTTCGATCTCGTGCCCAAACTTCAGCCAGTCGCTTGTGTCGCAGGGCATTGCTTCAGTCACTTGCGTGTCATTAGGGTCCTTGTTCTTTTTGAGTTCGTCTGCGAAGCTTCTGCACTTGTCCAGCTCCTTGTCTGCGAGGAAGACCGAGGCGCCGCGCCGTTGTTGAAGAATTTTTGGGCAATCGCCTTGCCGACTGTGCTTGCTGCTCCCGTGATGACGGCCACCTTGTTAGCAAGCAGCAATCTGCATGTATACATGTTGAGTAACATAGGCAACGCGCAAAATGTCGAGTAAATTCCATTTTGATTTTTGACCAACTATTTGCTGCTACGGTTCAAAGTCAAATATTCAGTTCAAAATGTGGTTCAAACTAACAAATTAGAAATAGATTGTCCGAAATGGAATTTATACTCTAAAAGTGTATACTAATTAATAAGGTAATAACAAAATGGAATTTATACTCTAAAAGTGTATACTAATTAATAAGGTAATTGAAGTCTCAAGCATACTGTGGTGGGGCCATGGAAAACAGTTGTCAACTCCAGAGatgggccatgtttggttcataatgtgaaaaaaaattcacaaaaagacaatgcatgcatggagtactaaacgaagtttatttgcgaaactttttcacggatgactgtaacttttcgagacgaatctaatgagtcatgttccaccatgatttgttacagtgatgctacagcaaCCACACCTAATCATCCTCTAaccatgcggtcaaaggccttattAGCTACAacacatgctacagtaccataattgTGGATGTTGTTTTgcaattagactttatttaatacctctaattagtggtcaaatgggcgaaaagttttcatgaaaactttttcaccccctaaccaaacacggaccaaacacggccatgatGACGATGGTCCAGCTCAGGCCCTCCCCCCTGCTGTACTCACAACAAATACCAAGTAACCAGCGTAGCTTACATTCACAAATGGAAACCATTTCGATCAGTTAGTACTAGGAAAAAGGTACTCCTAGAGGAGCCAGACCTGACCTGAGAAAactggcgctgctgctggatGCTGCTCTGAAAAGCTGAGTTGGGGTTTCTCGCAACTGATCGTCGCCGTCTTAAATAGAAGTTTCCACACCCTCTGCGTCGCAGGGATCCGATGAACGAGCACAAACGtgtcatttttttatttctattgtGACATTGGAATATTGGATCTGCATGCATCAGCAGTTTCTCAACTGATAGATAACTTGAGTCGTGTTGCCAACTCTCATTTCTTATATTCGGACTTTGGGCAAGTCTTTCCGTATATACTTACTGGCCTATCTTATTAAGTCTTCGTTTCTTGGTACGATCTGGATCAAACCGCATGTATAAAGGTCTGCATTTGAGCTTAATTAGCTTTGCGGAATCTCTGACTTGTAGCAGGAGTGACCATATAGTGCACATGGTGGATTGCAAGTACTGCTAGTTGATGATCCCAAGTCTGAAAACCCAATATGATTTGCAGCAAGGAACCAGTGCGTGGGTTTCGTCCGGTCATACGATTGCAATACATAAACATGGAACAGTTCATTATAGCATACCACGATTCAAGTCAACCGAACTAATAAGTCTTTCATGTATTGCCGCAGCAAGCTGATGTAACGAACAATGACTAATGATGACCTCATCAGCTGCATCTCGATCTGGATCTGGATCAAATTAATCACCCTATATATCTTCATGTTGCCTTATAATATCAGACGGCATGCGGGACTCTGTAACACCCAAAATTTTAAAActgtgtttgaattcaaaatttgaatttattcaaATGAATTTGTTCAAATAAGTTTgagtttaaaaaaaagagaaagcttTCCTCTCACTCCTTCCTTCCCAAACCAGCCCATTCCACctatctcttctccctctctctttctcttttcacCGCGGCCCAAAACAACCCAGCcggcccaacccaacccaccaTCTCCCTTCCCTTCTCTCGCTCTCACTTCCAGTCGGGACCCACTTGTCggcgcttcttcttcctcccatcGCCACCTTCCTTTTTTCCGGCGACGTGCTCCTTCCGCCGCGGACGCCCGCGCCCACGCCCGCGCCCCCAAGCTCCCACTATGTAAAAAATGACCTATAGTAACGTGCACAAAGGTGACATGTTATTGTACGTCACCTTTGTTATCTGGGTGACGCGCAAAGATGATGCACGTCACCTTTTACCTCTTGATGGCCTCTCTCAAACATAACATAGGTGATGTGCAACATCAAAACACGTCACCTTTGTTATAGCTGACGGGCCACATTTATGGCTCGTCACCTATAAGTTTGAtataggtgacgggcaacaTTAAAGCACGTCACCTATAAGGTTAGTATATGTGACGGATTTTGATAAGTAAAAGGTGACGGGCAATATCAAAGCACGTCACCTTTGTGATGACATATGTGACGTGCAACATCAAGGCGCGTCACCTTTGTGACTTTTATTAATTTTTGAACATgcgatttttgaaaaattcaaattgtcTCAAATCAAAAATTGGTCTATACAAAAGTTGTAAGCCTCAACCAGATCtataactttgtagttcaaattttttttcaattgaggttgttttggcacccaaatatatggtttaaattttgaatttcaaattttcaaaattttcaaatgacctcATATGGGAAAAAAAGTATATACGAAAGTTGTAGCTCGCcaccagatctacaactttgtagttgaaaagtttttcatttgagatcgTTACAGCTGTGAAACAGGTTATATAAGACATTAGAAAGTGAtgataaaaggaaaatatctcattGTTGGTCACATGTGATGGTGTAGCCCAGTGGTAGGGGATGTCGGACCCAGGACAGCGGGACTACCCATGGGcacggaatattctagagtagggagtagcacatggatatgccctacctcttttgtatctacccgaataggagtagaactagtcgacatACTCGGGAACTAGCCGAACTCCTCGGATTAGGATCCTAACAAAATttgactag
The Panicum virgatum strain AP13 chromosome 6N, P.virgatum_v5, whole genome shotgun sequence genome window above contains:
- the LOC120678329 gene encoding short-chain dehydrogenase reductase 2a-like, which gives rise to MPCDTSDWLKFGHEIENLKDKHRHLDIFYNNIEFNHVSALLSDSKAFENTMAANFQSVLDSINLASAVMKSQNQKGGCILLRSSTMGLLGDVVPSAYSISQAAAIGVIRAKAAELAVYGVRVDSISQHANVHKRVLKSIFPHAEDDHLEHMIKKYMMTRTAGDDDVANAAVYLASEYGKSLTGNNLILNGEFAL
- the LOC120680008 gene encoding uncharacterized protein LOC120680008: MASAAILRSAARSFRLRRPLDQQGCLLARRSVEGLSPTTRLLGSSVPTEGEQKDKVHEKTGDMYQRLSMKIDRLSDIMDENSRLLKQVEAQMKENKHAGAIDLTPWLVSTFVFFSLVYLLMKNNSMTDFKKRTTT